AACGCTTCATTACGTTCACCAGTAAGCAGGCCACAGACCTGTTCGTAAACATCGGGGATGTTCCCCTTCGGATTGTTATCCCAGCTTGTCAACACACCCCAGCCACTTTGCGAGATAACCCGATATTCTGCATTCAATGCCTCTGCTGTCATAAACGTATAGTTATGTATGGCACTAAACCACATCGGAATCCAATCTTCCTCCGCTTTAGCCCCAATCGCACCTTCGCCAGATGTAATACTGTCACCGATAAACTCGATCTTGTACGGTTTTTCTTGCACAGGCAGGAACGCTCCATCGGATTTCACCGCATGAATCTGCAAGGAACACCCCGGATCACCGCTCATCGCTTGAACATCCTTAATGATCCGAACATTCTTCACCACATTCGCGTTCATGCCCCGGAATACACAGATCCAGTACCTTCCCGCCGTTAACATCTGTCTGCTCACCGGAACACCGTTGATCAGAATATTGATCCATGACTCATACATGTCATACTGCGACTCCACCTCAACCCATAGTTCGGAGCCCTGTACATTGAGTTCGACTGCACTCCCGGTCCAAAATAACGTCAACGGCGACAACTCTCCAGTTGTTCTGCCATGCACTTTAAGATTTCCGATCTCAGGCAGAGCATATACCTTTAAATTCTCATTAGATATCACGGTGCAAACCTCCTACGTTTGGCTCAGATTATAAGCAGGCTCTCTACATGCTTCGGATATGCGCTTAACTGATATTATGCAACTTTTGAAGCGCTTCCTCTTTGTTTTTCAAAAAGAAAACATGCTTGCCATTGTTGCACTCATAGATGAAATCTCTCAGGCTCTTGCTGTTATGTCCTTCGAAATCTCCCACAATAGCAAGCTTAACATGATAGTTCACGTATTTCTGCAAAATCTCGCAGTTCTATAATAAAAAGCAATCATTATAGACTGTATTTCCGTATGATATAATGGATTTAATTCCTAAAACCAAACTAAATCTCATGACTTGCGAAGAAAAGAGGAGTCTATGGACACAAAATGGCTAGAATGGGCAAAACAGATCCAAGCTATCTCACAAACAGGTTTAACCTATGCCAAGGATCTTTATGATATCGAGCGTTATGAGGAATTGAGACGCATTAGTGTTGATATCCTAAGCAACTATACTTCTGTTAACAAAGAGAAAATATCACTGACATTTGCAAGTGATTCTGGTTACGCAACGCCTAAAGTCGATATTCGCGGTGTTGTTTTCAGGGAAAACAAAGTGCTTTTGGTTCGAGAGAACATAGATGGGGCATGGGCATTACCCGGGGGATGGAGTGACATCGGCCTCTCACCATCAGAAGTAGCCGTAAAAGAAATTAAAGAAGAATCCGGTTTTGATGTTGCGCCGATGCGGTTGTTAGCCGTATTGGACAAAAAATTCCATGGACACCCACCTGAGCCTTATCACGTATATAAAATGTTTATCCGCTGTGACATTGTGGGAGGGCATGCGGAAACAGGCGTAGAAACCAGCGCAGTTGATTTTTTTGCTATCGATGCTTTACCTGAACTATCATTGGAACGAAATACGCTGGAACAAATTAAAATCATGTTCGAATTCCTCGAACAACCAGATAAAGAAGTCATTCTGGATTAAAATAATAACCCCTTCGGCTTCCCGTTCCTACGTCCATCAATTCCTGATGTCTATAGTACAGGGTCTGCCATAAGGGGTTATCTCTTCAAAAGACTATAAAACCTTGCCCAGAAACGCCTTGGTCCGCTCATGTTGGGTATTCTGAAAAAGCTCGGCAGGCGTGCCTTCTTCTACAATATATCCGCCATCCATAAAGATTACCCGATCTGCAACCTCACGTGCGAAGCCCATCTCATGCGTAACAACAATCATCGTAATCCCCTCGTGAGCGAGGTCTTTCAT
The window above is part of the Paenibacillus sp. 1781tsa1 genome. Proteins encoded here:
- a CDS encoding NUDIX hydrolase, with product MDTKWLEWAKQIQAISQTGLTYAKDLYDIERYEELRRISVDILSNYTSVNKEKISLTFASDSGYATPKVDIRGVVFRENKVLLVRENIDGAWALPGGWSDIGLSPSEVAVKEIKEESGFDVAPMRLLAVLDKKFHGHPPEPYHVYKMFIRCDIVGGHAETGVETSAVDFFAIDALPELSLERNTLEQIKIMFEFLEQPDKEVILD
- a CDS encoding SGNH/GDSL hydrolase family protein, with product MISNENLKVYALPEIGNLKVHGRTTGELSPLTLFWTGSAVELNVQGSELWVEVESQYDMYESWINILINGVPVSRQMLTAGRYWICVFRGMNANVVKNVRIIKDVQAMSGDPGCSLQIHAVKSDGAFLPVQEKPYKIEFIGDSITSGEGAIGAKAEEDWIPMWFSAIHNYTFMTAEALNAEYRVISQSGWGVLTSWDNNPKGNIPDVYEQVCGLLTGERNEALGAGDPHDFGSWQPDVVVVNLGSNDGGAFQSPEWKDPDTGKVYKQRLNEDGTYHEEDLAAFEKAVEQFLFKLRKNNPAAHLVWAYGMLGFPMMPAIYRGVNAYTKGTGDRKVSIIQLPDTTEETVGARTHPGELSHRRTAEVLAEYVRGMLG